A stretch of DNA from Campylobacter gracilis:
CTTTTGAGCCCTCGCGCCACTAGAATTTTACTAAATTTTACGCACTGCCTCTTTGAAACGACGCTTGCGAAACCATATCTTTCTGCGCACAGCTCCCTAAAACTCGAAGCAATTTTGCACGTTGCTTAGAACTTCGCAATCGCAATACCTGCCGTTTTGCTCGCAAAAGTCCAAAACCGCCGTCTCGTTCGGCATGCGGCGAGCTCGCAAAAACTCCAGCGTGAGCCTATGCGTGCCGTCGCAGCCACGATGCGCCAAGCCCTCGCCTAAGAACTCAAATAGCCGTTCAAACTCCGCCCTACTCATCGGCAGGCTCTTTTCAAATGCATCTCACTGCCGCTGCGCCGCGAACTTTTTGAGTTCCTTTTTTCTGGATTTTTCCACTATTTCTCCTTTGCTGCGCCGCCTTGCCGCACGGATATCCTTTGGATGCATTAACCTCATACCCGTCGTCCCCCGCCCTCAAGCGGGATGCAAATTTCATCCAAACCGTGCGCTAGCTCGTCTATACCGAAATAACGCTTATTAATTTTAGCAGAGCGAAATTATAGCAAAAGCAGAGCGCGAAATCGCAAATCCGATGATTAAATTTTATCTAGAATAAAGAGCTATGTTTTCGGCTAAATTTTACCGTACCGAGGGATAAAATTTGCCGAATTCGGATGAAATTCTATCGAGTAGATGTGTAGAATTTGACCATAAACTAAAACAAAAGCGGCCGCGCTCGAAATACGGCCGCTAAATTTTAAAATTTTACTTCTCAAACGCTTTTTCTAGGCTAAACGGAAACGCCTGATAGCCCATCGCGTTGGTCATTTTTATCTCGATTGACGGCTCTTTTGCGCCCCATTCAAACTCGTTGATGTGAGGGCTAGGCACGCCGACCGGGCGGCCTTTGGCGATGTCAAACTGCATGCCCGCGACCGCGGAGTAAACCATCACGCTATCAAGGTCGTCTTGATACTGCGCTAGCGAAGTGACCGAGCTGTACCACTCGCTGCCGCGCTGTTTGCCGTACTCCCAGACT
This window harbors:
- a CDS encoding DUF2695 domain-containing protein, translated to MSRAEFERLFEFLGEGLAHRGCDGTHRLTLEFLRARRMPNETAVLDFCEQNGRYCDCEVLSNVQNCFEF